The window GCAGTATCCGGCACAGGGTTGCCGGCGAAATCCGGGCAGTTTCGGCACGTGCAAATCGAGACATGATGCGCCCTCCGAACGACCCCGAGTTTCGGTGGGCAATGAGGGCAGAACCTTGTCGGAACGAAAGCGCGCCTGAGGCCGCCGCCGTTTCGCATTTAGCTGTGACGATTCCACCACACTGGCTTGTCCTGAATCGAGACAGACTCGCGGGATAAGCCCGAGACGACGCGCCAGACGATCGGGCGCGTCTCCGGGGAAACCTCGCCAGGTTGGGCGCCAGCCCTCGAGAGCCGCGCGAGCTCGCGCCGATAGAGCCACGGCCAGCCGGTTTTCAGGCTGGCGAGAAAGTCGAGCTCCCGTTGTGTCAGCGTGCACATCATGAACCCATCTGGTTGCAAAGCCGCGTCGTCAGCCGACGAGGCCTCCCATCGGTTTGACGTCGGCGCTGCCCGGGAAGACTGTTTCTGCGAGCACCTTCTCCTCGACACGCAGGTGATCCCTCAGCAGGCCCTTCAACACCGCGCGCAAATCCGTGGTCGGCTTGAGATCGCGATCCTCGAAGAGCTGCGCCGGCTTCAGACCCGGCCAGTCCGCGATCACGCGGCCGCCGCTGAGCCCGCCACCGATCAGGAAAGCGACCGTGCCCGTGCCGTGGTCGGTGCCCTGCGTCCCGTTGATGCGCGCTGTTCGCCCGAACTCGGTGACAACCGCGACGACGGTCTCGCGCCACGCCTCGCCCATGTTGCTCTCGATCGCGGCAAAGGCGCCGTCGAGCGCGCCGAGCAGATTGTAGAGCTGGCCCGAGGCCGCGCCCTCGGCGATGTGCGTATCCCAGCCGACGAAGCCCATGGCGCCGACACGCGGACCGTCGGGCTTTGCGAGATAGCGCGCGGCCGTGCCCGCGGCTTCGGCAAAATAGGCGCGCACGCGCGCGATGCCGGGCGGCGCCAAGGTCGGATCGTCGGACATCGGATCGCCCACGCCGGGCGCGCCGCCGAGCGAGGCGAGCCTCATGCGGGCCTGGAGCACGCTCGCGAGCTTCGGGTCGGTGTGCTGGTAGAGATCGAGCAGGCGGTTCTGCGTGTCCTCGCTCGCCGGCAACAATCGCTGCGGCACCCATGTCATGACGGGCGCCGAACCGCGCACCACCAGCGGCGTCACAGAGCCAATGCCGAGCGCGCGGCTGCCGCGTGGGTCGACAGGCCCGCCGGATTCGAGCGCGAGCAGCGCTCGGTTGAGCCATCCCGAACTCGTCATGCCTGGCTTGACGAGCCCGCTTTCCAGCACATCCTGGCCGTCGAAATGCGATCGCTCGCGGTAGGGCGTCGCGGTGGCATGGATGATTGCAGCCTTGCCGCTTTTGTAGAGCCGATGCAGGTTCGGCATCGCCGGATTGAGCGCGAAGAAGGCATCGAGCGGCAGCACCGGCGGCTTGCCGTCCAGCACCAGCGCGCGATCGCCACGCAAGGAGATCCAGTCGGGATCGCCGACCGGCGCGACCGCGCCAAGGCCGTCGAGCGCGCCGCGCAGCACGATGACCAGCAGGCGCGGATCGCGCCCTTCTGCGCGCGCAATCCGCGGCATCTGGCTCCATGCGAATAGTGCGCCGGATCCGACCAGAAGCTCGCGCCGCGTGGGCAAATGATTGACGACGCCCATGCTCACCTCCTCTGAAAATCCGCCGACATGAACAAGAGCGCCAACGCCTGCTGCCGGCTCTCGGCACGGCCGACCGCCTGCTTCACCTCGGGCGCGATCTCGGATCCGAACACGTCCTCGATGATCGCTTGAGGATCGGCCGTGGCCGCCACGCTCTCGGCAAAATTGTTGGCGATGTCGAGCCGCCGGCCGACGCCGTCGATCCAGCTCGCCTCGTCGTCCGGATAGCCCTTGGGCGCGGACGGACGCCACAGCGCCTCGCCGAGCAGCTCCAGGCCGCCGGTGAAGCGGACCGGATCAACCGTCGTGATCCCGGTCGCGCGCACCACGCCAACGCCCCACTCGCTGGGACGCTTGAGTTTCGACGTCGGCTCGCGCCAGGCTTCGTCGGACGACACCATCGCGATCGCGACTTGCTTGAGATCGCCCTCGGTGTCGCGAAAAGTCTTCGCCATCTGCTCGATCAGCACAGGCGGCGGCTCGTCGGCGACGAAGTGCCGGGCGAGCTTGGTCGCGACATGGGTCGCGGTGGCCGGATTCGCGGCGAGATCGCGCAGCACCGCACGGCCCTGCTCGACATCTTCCTGTTCGTAGCGCTTGCCGAGCACGGTCTGCCCGCCGGGCTCGTGCAGCCGCGGATTGAAGGTGAATTCGCCACCGTGCTCGGGATTGTCGCCGGGCGGCACCAGCGTCCATCCCGTCAGCACATTGGCGAAGCTGATGACGTCGTCCTGAGTGTAGCCGGTCCGCACACCGAGCGTATGCAGCTCCATGATCTCGCGCGCGATGTTCTCGTTGAGGCCGCGGCTGCGGTTGATGCCGGCGATCGAGTTGGCGCCCATCGAGCCGAGATTGTCGAGATAGAACAGCATCGCCGGGTGGCCCTCGACGGCCAACAGGAGATCGACGAAGCGGCCGAGCGCATTGGCGCGAACGGCCTCGCGCTCATAGGCGCCGGACATGCTCCGGATCTTGTTGGCCGAGACGCAGAAATGGTTGGACCAGAACCACACCAGCCGCTCGGCAAAGCCGATGTCTGCGGAAAGCGCCGCTTCCGTGCGCACCTTGGCTTCCTGCAAATAGATCGGACGCCCTGGATCGGGAATGGCATCGGCCGCTTGCTTCGCCGCCATCTCGGCGGCGTCCTTGTCCGCTCCCTGCCCTTGCGTCTGGTCTTCCGACATGGTCGGCGTCGCCGCCACCTGCTGCTTTTTTGCCTGCTGCTGAGCCTGCTTGGCGCGCGCGGCGCGCCGCGCATTGGCATCGGCCACGGTGCGATAGGCCTTTGCGCTGGAAGGAAGACTCGCGGCGGCGTTCAGGACGAGCGGGCGGTCGAGCTCGGCTATCAGCGCGCCACGCGGGTCGGTCCCGAGAGCCGCGATCGACCCCGGACGCGGCCCCATCCCGAAGCGATGAAGTGCGATCACGGCCTCGGCCTTTGCAGAACTGCTCATGGCGAATGCCCAATTCTTTCGAGCCTGCCGACGGCGCCGGCGTGAAGCTACAAACCGTAATGCTACATATCGTAGCATTCACGGCGTGGGTCTGCAAGCGCAGATTGAGCGATCGCCGCCATGAACTCGGGAGCCGCCGGTCCCGCAGCGGCGGCGCTCGTCCTAAAAATTCGGCCCGAGCGCGATCTTGGTGATCGTGCCGTTTCTGACGCCGATGCGCCATTCCGCCGAACCGTTGGCGAACTGGGCAACATAGATATCGCTGTCGAGCGCGGTGACGCCGCGGAAGGAGACCGCACGCAGCGCACCCAGCCGCGTCAGGATCGCCTGATCGAAGGGAAGCTGCGCGCGTGTGATGTCGGCGACTTCGGACGTCATGCGTTCGTAGTCCGGCTGTCCCTTGCCGACGCCCTCGATGTAGCGGCGCAGCATCTCCTCGCCATTGGCAATCGGAACGGCGCGCCGCGCTGCGCGACCCGGACGTGCGCCGAGGTTTGAGGCCTCGACATTGTGAAAGCGCGTTTGCCGACCAGGCACCAGGATCTCCATGCACCGTCCCGACTTGTCGGCAATCACCCACGGATTGTTCACGGTGGTGGTGGAGGCCCAGGTCATGTTGGGCCTGACGGCGCTCTGCGTCTTGCGATTGCCGTCGGCATCGAGATTGAAAACCTGGATGTCGTCGCCCATCTCGTTATAGACCATGATCCTGATCGGCGAGGTGCCGGCGCGGCCGCGCACGTTCGCCTCCTCAGAGCAAGGCACGATGCCACCGAGCTCGTCGTTGCCGTCGGCTCTGAAGATGACATCGCCGGCTTTGCCGTCGGGCTCGAGCAGCAGCCGGAATTCGGCCGTGCCGTTCTCGAATTTCGCGCCGTAGATGTCGTAGCCGCCGGGTCCGACGCCGCGGAAGAAGATCGATTCCAGCCCGCCGAGCGCAACGAAAATCGCGTGCATTTCATTGAGCTGGCGGTGGAGCTTGGCGGCGAGCGGTGCGCTCATGCGCTCGTAGTTCGGCGTGCCGGCGCGCAGATCCTCGATCCCGCGCACGATCATCTCCTTGCCGCCGACGGCTGGGACCTGCTCCCTGAAGCGATCGGGGACTTCGGCAAGGCGGCGCGCGAAATCCGCTTCGACGGCCTGAGCCACCGCCGCATCGACCCGGGCCGCAAGACGGGCGCCGAAAACCGCACTTTGTAGCAACACGCGCGAGACCCTCGACCGCTCGTCGCGCAGGAAGATCACGAGATGGTCGCCGCGGAAGGAGAAGGCATCAGTGCCCTCGGCAAGGATTTGCGTCGTGCCCTGCCCGGTTTCCTGCAACCAGAGACGGTCGTCATCGCGGCGCACGGTGAGCACGCGGTTCGGCGCAATCCTGTACCAGCCGACATATTGATCGAGCGAGGCAGGTTCGGTCGCAGGCGCCGGCATCTCGGCGACACGCACCGCGCGCACGTCGCGGCCGTTGAGCCGCAGCATCAGTTCGGAGGAGCGACGTTCCGCATCGAGCGGGAACGTGATCTCGCCCGACGAAGCCATGTAGGAGGCGGTGCCGTCACTGCCGACCGTCAGGCGCAGCCGGCGCTGCCCGGTGAGCTGCCCGGAGAGATCGTCACCCTCGCGGAAGACGGCGAACACCGAGGTCGGGCCCATGGCGTAGAAATTGACGAAGGGGCGGTAATGCTGGGCCGGCACCTCGCCGCTATCCGCAGCGAGCGGCGCAGGCTCCGGGGTGCGATAGGCGATCATGCCGGCGGACACGATCACGGCCGGAACGATCGCGGCCGCGATCCACGCCCGCTTGCGCCAGCCGACCGCGACGGGCATCGCGGAGGTCGCGATGATGCGCTCGACGCGGGCGCGCACGGTCGAGGCCCGTGCCATCGCGAGCTCGAGCGGCCGCGGGCTTACCGTGCTTGCGAAATCAAGCAGGATTTCCGCATAGGACAGCCGGTCGTCGATCACCTCGATCGCCTCGGCGTCGCTGATGATCTCGGCAAGTTCGGCAAGACGCGCGAGCTGCCACCAGGCGAACGGGCTGAACCAGAACACCGCGCGATTGAGCGAGGCGAGCAGGAGGATATGGAAATCGCGGTTGGCGACATGCGCGCCCTCATGCGCGAGCACCGCGAGGCGCTTCTTGGCGTCCCAGCCGGCAAATTGCGGCGGCACCAGAATGGTCGAGCCAAACGTGACGGGACCGCCGACGTCGCGGCTGACGCGCACGTCGGCGTCGACCAGGTGCGGACCGTTGATCGGCCTTGCCGCGCGCGCGAGGCGCCAGGTCAGACAGAGGCCGATCGCCAGCCGCAGCAGCAACAGGCTGGCGACGGCGAGATGGATGATTGTGGCGATCAGCCACCAATTGATCGAGACGCCGCTCTTCGCCGGCGAAACAATTGCCGCGCCGGGCGCGATCGGCTGCATGGGCTGCGGCATCTCGAGCATCGAGATATCAGCCGGCAGGACGTCATCCGGCACCGATACCGGCAATGGCAGCCGGGTGATCGTGACCGTCGGCCAATGCATTACTAGAGGCATCGCCAGCGATGCCAGCAGCACGACGACCCACGCCGTCATGTGGACGTGCGGATTGCGCACGCGAAACAGGTTGAGGCCGAACCAGACGACGCCTCCCAGCACAAGGGAGCGCAGCGCCGCCTCCGCCAGAGTTGCGATCATTCTTTCTTCACTCCCCTCGCCTTCTTCGCCTTGGCCACCTGGTCGGCCAGTGTGCGCAACTGCTGCTGGTCGAGCATTGCATTGTCGACCATGCCGACGAGGACCTCCTCCATCGAGCCGTTGCAGAACCAATCGACGATGCGCTGCACCGCCTTGGCCGCAACCCGCGCGCGCGCTTCGGCTGCGTGGTAGACATAGGTGCGTCCGTCCACCGTGTGCCGAGCATAGCCCTTTTCTTCCAGCCGGCGCAGCACCGTGCGGACGGTCGATTCCTTCAGCCGACGCGACAGCTTCTCGCGCACCACCTCGGCCGTGACAGGACCATGGGCCCAAACCAGTTGCATGACCTCGTGCTCGAGATCGCCCAGTTCGGGCAAACGATCGTCCATGGCGGCTGACCTTTGTTTCGAATTTTCTTGTAGCGCTACGGATCGTCGCATACACGGCCGCGCCGTGCAACGGGGTTTCTACCAGAAATGGTATCGCGTGCTGACCGAACCGGGGAAATAACGTCTCGGGAGTCGGATCGACTTTCGATCGGGCTAGCGGACTGCCCTGCCCCTCACCCGGATTGCGCCGGACGATGCTTCACATCGCCGGGGTCAATCCGACCTCTCCCCGCAGAAGAGCGGGGAGAGGTTAGGAGGCAACCTCTCTCACTCCCTCGCCCCGTTCTTACGGGGAGAGGGTGGGGTGAGGGGCTGCCTCCGCAAATTCAGATCGAATTGTAAGCCTCAGTACTGCGGCTCGTACATCTGGGACTGAACCAGCCCCTTCACGTCGTTGGGCGCAGGACCGTCCGCGAGCCCGCGCTGAAAGGCGACGTCGGCGACAGCGGCGGCGATGCGGACCGAGACCTCGCGGATGCGCGGCAGCGCCGGGTAGAGGCTGCCTTGCGCGAGATCGTCCTTGCCGACGCAATCCGCGAGCGTATGGGCGGCCGCCATGAACATCTCGTCCGTTACCAGCCGCGAGCGGCTGGCGATCACGCCGAGGCCGACGCCCGGGAAGATGTAGGAGTTGTTGCCCTGGCGCGGCACGAAGGTGCGGCCGTTGAGCTTGACCGGGTCATACGGACTGCCGCAGGCAAACAGCGCGCGGCCGCCGGTGTAGCGGTAGGCGTCCTCCGCCGAGCATTCGGCCTTCGAGGTCGGATTGGAGAGCGCGAACACGATCGGCTGTTCGTTGAGCTCGGCCATCGCCTTGAGCACGTCGGGCGTGAAGGCGCCGCCGACCGCGGCAACACCGATGATCGCCGTCGGCTTCAGCGTCCTGATCGCGGTGAGGAAGTCGGCGATCGGCGCCTGGTCGGCATGGGCATAACGGAGCTTGTGACCGGACAGGCCTTCACGGCCGCCGACGACGAGGCCGCGGGAATCCACCAGCCAGTTGCGGCGGAGCGCTTCCGGCTCGGAGGCACCTTCCGCCATCATCGCGGACGTCACGAGATCGGCGATGCCGGTCGCGGCCTCGCCCGCGCCGAGGAACAGGATGCGCTGATCCTTCAGCTTGCCGCCGTTGATGCGAAGCGCCGAAAACAGGCCGGCGAGCGCCACCGCAGCCGTGCCCTGGATGTCGTCGTTGAAGACGCAGGCCTCATCGCGGTATTTATGCAGCAGCTTGAACGCTGAATGATTCGCGAAATCCTCGAACTGGATCAGCACAC of the Bradyrhizobium sp. WSM1417 genome contains:
- a CDS encoding DUF1501 domain-containing protein, with the protein product MGVVNHLPTRRELLVGSGALFAWSQMPRIARAEGRDPRLLVIVLRGALDGLGAVAPVGDPDWISLRGDRALVLDGKPPVLPLDAFFALNPAMPNLHRLYKSGKAAIIHATATPYRERSHFDGQDVLESGLVKPGMTSSGWLNRALLALESGGPVDPRGSRALGIGSVTPLVVRGSAPVMTWVPQRLLPASEDTQNRLLDLYQHTDPKLASVLQARMRLASLGGAPGVGDPMSDDPTLAPPGIARVRAYFAEAAGTAARYLAKPDGPRVGAMGFVGWDTHIAEGAASGQLYNLLGALDGAFAAIESNMGEAWRETVVAVVTEFGRTARINGTQGTDHGTGTVAFLIGGGLSGGRVIADWPGLKPAQLFEDRDLKPTTDLRAVLKGLLRDHLRVEEKVLAETVFPGSADVKPMGGLVG
- a CDS encoding DUF1800 family protein; the encoded protein is MSSSAKAEAVIALHRFGMGPRPGSIAALGTDPRGALIAELDRPLVLNAAASLPSSAKAYRTVADANARRAARAKQAQQQAKKQQVAATPTMSEDQTQGQGADKDAAEMAAKQAADAIPDPGRPIYLQEAKVRTEAALSADIGFAERLVWFWSNHFCVSANKIRSMSGAYEREAVRANALGRFVDLLLAVEGHPAMLFYLDNLGSMGANSIAGINRSRGLNENIAREIMELHTLGVRTGYTQDDVISFANVLTGWTLVPPGDNPEHGGEFTFNPRLHEPGGQTVLGKRYEQEDVEQGRAVLRDLAANPATATHVATKLARHFVADEPPPVLIEQMAKTFRDTEGDLKQVAIAMVSSDEAWREPTSKLKRPSEWGVGVVRATGITTVDPVRFTGGLELLGEALWRPSAPKGYPDDEASWIDGVGRRLDIANNFAESVAATADPQAIIEDVFGSEIAPEVKQAVGRAESRQQALALLFMSADFQRR
- a CDS encoding M56 family metallopeptidase, with amino-acid sequence MIATLAEAALRSLVLGGVVWFGLNLFRVRNPHVHMTAWVVVLLASLAMPLVMHWPTVTITRLPLPVSVPDDVLPADISMLEMPQPMQPIAPGAAIVSPAKSGVSINWWLIATIIHLAVASLLLLRLAIGLCLTWRLARAARPINGPHLVDADVRVSRDVGGPVTFGSTILVPPQFAGWDAKKRLAVLAHEGAHVANRDFHILLLASLNRAVFWFSPFAWWQLARLAELAEIISDAEAIEVIDDRLSYAEILLDFASTVSPRPLELAMARASTVRARVERIIATSAMPVAVGWRKRAWIAAAIVPAVIVSAGMIAYRTPEPAPLAADSGEVPAQHYRPFVNFYAMGPTSVFAVFREGDDLSGQLTGQRRLRLTVGSDGTASYMASSGEITFPLDAERRSSELMLRLNGRDVRAVRVAEMPAPATEPASLDQYVGWYRIAPNRVLTVRRDDDRLWLQETGQGTTQILAEGTDAFSFRGDHLVIFLRDERSRVSRVLLQSAVFGARLAARVDAAVAQAVEADFARRLAEVPDRFREQVPAVGGKEMIVRGIEDLRAGTPNYERMSAPLAAKLHRQLNEMHAIFVALGGLESIFFRGVGPGGYDIYGAKFENGTAEFRLLLEPDGKAGDVIFRADGNDELGGIVPCSEEANVRGRAGTSPIRIMVYNEMGDDIQVFNLDADGNRKTQSAVRPNMTWASTTTVNNPWVIADKSGRCMEILVPGRQTRFHNVEASNLGARPGRAARRAVPIANGEEMLRRYIEGVGKGQPDYERMTSEVADITRAQLPFDQAILTRLGALRAVSFRGVTALDSDIYVAQFANGSAEWRIGVRNGTITKIALGPNF
- a CDS encoding BlaI/MecI/CopY family transcriptional regulator, with product MDDRLPELGDLEHEVMQLVWAHGPVTAEVVREKLSRRLKESTVRTVLRRLEEKGYARHTVDGRTYVYHAAEARARVAAKAVQRIVDWFCNGSMEEVLVGMVDNAMLDQQQLRTLADQVAKAKKARGVKKE
- a CDS encoding NAD-dependent malic enzyme — protein: MNRPARVRAHSTSSDSVHGMALLRDPLLNKGTAFTAKERDALGLRGLLPPCVLTMETQVERVLVNLRTLPTDLEKYVALNALHDRNEALFFRVVVDNIDEIQPIIYTPTVGLACQKYGLIFQRPRGMFISSRDRGQIAEILKNWPYPAKLIVVTDGERILGLGDLGANGMGIPVGKLSLYSACAGVHPETCLPIVLDVGTNNEELLKDPYYLGLRERRLTGEAYDSFVDEFMVAARKTFPGVLIQFEDFANHSAFKLLHKYRDEACVFNDDIQGTAAVALAGLFSALRINGGKLKDQRILFLGAGEAATGIADLVTSAMMAEGASEPEALRRNWLVDSRGLVVGGREGLSGHKLRYAHADQAPIADFLTAIRTLKPTAIIGVAAVGGAFTPDVLKAMAELNEQPIVFALSNPTSKAECSAEDAYRYTGGRALFACGSPYDPVKLNGRTFVPRQGNNSYIFPGVGLGVIASRSRLVTDEMFMAAAHTLADCVGKDDLAQGSLYPALPRIREVSVRIAAAVADVAFQRGLADGPAPNDVKGLVQSQMYEPQY